A single region of the Oryzias latipes chromosome 19, ASM223467v1 genome encodes:
- the tepsin gene encoding AP-4 complex accessory subunit tepsin isoform X2 — protein sequence MATFLERLAFIQKVPTLMKATADDENPCPGYLFQEIGKISHESLGCGQCLLEYLLERLQVESCHVKLKVLKIFVHLCGHGSDHFLTELRRNSTFIQQASVYSGPPDPIHGSALYQKVRSTAQEVAQLLFTDSFNTKSSMSSHTIAPPGMGMGSALSHRSALQGFGYSPGKQGTASESLLDKIQKAAEVVASAVLPPTEQQGLRLHDNHYRAVFAPSAPIEVAVPACAYNHPASKAKVLQWCPGQVGGGWEETDSSNGSSHNSSQDISADSRASLGSKSAGTRSQSGASRGSNGDLLERVEALQLGDCGQEVALINRLTEGSRVFLTREECQHFIKECSTLNCDVVVELLSSKLQNPSSVLQMRALCAISCLMTSDLLSLEQMFGATKRRLRQLSEGSGGPVANKATKILRQFEALIGGSLHVTKLDAANNSHPPAVASFSESFLPADSANDTNLKPHQSAGVAPAQDPPSPPVGGDRPQRCSADELTRDDGEEELHRDPNQTQLVRPAERNPDLDRKEEPSPAQKGALSLFSGMEMVTKVRLCEKDVSAKADGAEDGLRSSVNASSSSNSCCASFDRDQAVSAFSFLNS from the exons ATGGCTACATTTTTGGAACGATTagcttttattcaaaaa GTTCCCACCTTAATGAAGGCAACAGCAGATGATGAAAACCCCTGTCCTGGTTACCTTTTTCAGGAGATTGGAA AAATATCCCATGAGTCCTTGGGTTGTGGTCAGTGTTTGCTTGAATACCTCCTGGAGAGACTGCAAGTCGAGTCCTGCCACGTCAAACTTAAG GTGCTAAAGATTTTTGTCCACCTTTGTGGTCATGGTTCAGATCATTTCCTTACAGAACTCAGAAGAAACTCCACCTTCATCCAGCAAGCATCAG TTTACAGTGGTCCTCCTGATCCCATCCATGGCTCAGCACTTTACCAGAAAGTAAGGAGTACGGCACAG GAAGTGGCTCAATTACTTTTCACAGATTCATTTAATACCAAAAGCAGCATGTCTTCACACACTATTGCCCCTCCAGGAATGG GTATGGGATCAGCTCTGTCCCACAGGTCAGCACTGCAGGGTTTTGGATATAGTCCAGGGAAACAAGGAACAG CCAGCGAATCACTCCTGGATAAGATCCAAAAAGCTGCGGAGGTCGTGGCCAGCGCTGTCCTTCCCCCCACGGAACAACAGGGCCTCCGCCTCCACGATAACCATTACCGCGCCGTCTTTGCCCCATCTGCACCCATAGAAGTCGCCGTTCCAGCGTGCGCATACAACCACCCTGCAAGCAAAGCAAAAG TGTTACAATGGTGTCCGGGGCAGGTAGGCGGTGGCTGGGAGGAGACTGACAGCAGCAATGGCTCCTCCCACAACTCCTCTCAGGACATCAGTGCGGATAGCAGGGCGTCTCTGGGCAGCAAGTCAGCTGGAACAAGGAGCCAATCGGGAGCCAGCAGAGGTAGTAATGGGGATCTTTTAGAGCG GGTGGAGGCCCTGCAGCTGGGAGACTGTGGCCAGGAGGTGGCGCTCATCAACAGACTGACTGAAGGCTCCAGAGTTTTCCTGACCAGAGAGGAGTGTCAGCACTTCATCAAAGA GTGCTCCACTCTCAACTGCGACGTGGTGGTGGAGTTGCTTTCAAGCAAGCTCCAGAATCCTTCAAGCGTTCTTCAGATG AGGGCTCTGTGTGCCATCTCGTGCCttatgacctctgaccttctctCTTTGGAGCAAATGTTTGGAGCTACTAAACGCAGGCTTCGTCAGCTGAGCGAAGGCTCTGGAGGACCTGTGGCAAACAAAGCTACCAAG aTCCTTCGACAGTTTGAAGCTCTTATCGGTGGATCTCTGCACGTCACCAAGCTCGATGCGGCGAACAACAGCCATCCGCCCGCAGTCGCCTCTTTCTCTGAGAGCTTCTTGCCAGCAGACTCGGCCAACGACACAAACCTGAAACCTCATCAGTCTGCGGGTGTCGCCCCTGCACAAGACCCACCGTCTCCCCCTGTCGGTGGGGACCgtcctcagagatgctctgcagATGAGCTGACGAGGGACGACGGAGAGGAGGAGCTTCACCGTGACCCCAATCAGACGCAGCTGGTCAGACCAGCTGAGAGAAATCCGGACCTCGACAGGAAGGAAGAACCCTCGCCGGCCCAAAAGGGCGCTCTGTCCCTTTTCAGTGGCATGGAGATGGTGACCAAAGTCAGGCTATGTGAAAAGGACGTGAGCGCCAAAGCCGACGGCGCTGAAGACGGTTTAAGATCGTCTGTGAATGCCAGTAGTTCCTCCAATAGCTGTTGTGCGTCATTTGATAGAGATCAGGCAGTTTCAGCGTTCTCTTTTCTAAACTCTTGA
- the fam104a gene encoding protein FAM104A produces the protein MAAEMLTDSRKRHRSCDSEDDQQLTPQAKRSGSGPSLLLSDLDSESSSSDSIHSNCTSPKPEDSASSLHHGLHGDGRSVPYYYINRVLREAHFSSLQSRGHPGST, from the exons ATGGCTGCGGAGATGCTGACTGACAGCAG GAAACGACACCGAAGCTGTGACAGTGAGGACGACCAGCAGCTGACACCTCAGGCCAAGAGGTCAGGGAGTGGCCCCAGCCTGCTTTTGTCAGACCTGGACTCTGAG TCCTCCAGCAGCGACAGCATTCACAGCAACTGCACCAGCCCGAAGCCCGAGGACTCTGCCAGCTCCTTACACCACGGTCTCCATGGCGACGGGAGAAGTGTCCCTTACTACTACATCAACAGAGTCCTGAGGGAGGCGCATTTCAGCAGTTTACAGAGCAGAGGGCACCCTGGCTCGACATGA
- the LOC101155804 gene encoding monocarboxylate transporter 7: MTLCRFKNLKFLGPNKYSEVPDGGWGWVVAVAFFLVEIFTYGTIKIFGIFLLDLKTEFKESNSRISWVVSIAVFVMTFNGPLASVMTNRFGYQFVVMIGGLLICCGTIATSFASSINQIYITYGFVAGLGYCLTYLPTVTILSKYFNRRRSLVVAVASIGESLSLFALAPAYSAVRDKIGWRHTMTLIGALQSIVIVCGALLRPVLIVPRESDSTDADKSSPKELEALQECGHVEGSDQESCLRKENEMIDSYGTTGVSDLKCLKDEKSPEENALLQKGGVKETERTPTVTSQENDNEKQGIKDCSKLLDFSILRECSFILYSLFGLFATLGFFAPPLYVIELSVSHGVERDRAAFMLSIIAVAEILGRFFIGWILSHRLFSGRKLLVLLVCVIIMTLDLVGFTLVKEFYGLAVCCALYGFFMGTISCTHIPLLAEDDVVGIERMTSAGGVYVFIQSFAGLAGPPLGGVLVDITKNYGAAFYSCAIGMGLSALFLGLVRPAKKGMLCRRGCSKQSALDQQNKDSCEEQNGEQRQADAAAAH, encoded by the exons ATGACACTGTGCagatttaagaatttaaaaTTCCTGGGGCCCAACAAGTACTCCGAGGTGCCTGATGGAGGCTGGGGATGGGTGGTGGCTGTGGCTTTTTTCTTGGTGGAGATTTTCACTTATGGAACCATCAAGATTTTTGGAATCTTCCTGCTGGACCTGAAGACGGAGTTTAAGGAATCTAACAGTCGGATCTCCTGGGTGGTTTCCATCGCTGTCTTTGTCATGACCTTCAATG GTCCTCTTGCTTCTGTGATGACAAACCGCTTTGGGTACCAGTTTGTCGTCATGATTGGAGGCTTACTTATTTGCTGTGGTACCATTGCCACCAGCTTTGCCAGCTCCATCAATCAAATCTACATCACATATGGATTTGTTGCAG GCTTAGGCTACTGTCTGACCTACTTGCCCACGGTAACCATCCTCTCTAAGTACTTTAACCGTCGGCGGTCTCTGGTTGTGGCTGTGGCTTCCATTGGGGAGTCTCTGTCATTGTTTGCTCTGGCACCAG CATATTCGGCAGTAAGAGACAAAATTGGCTGGCGGCATACCATGACGTTGATTGGAGCTTTGCAGAGCATCGTCATTGTCTGCGGTGCGCTGCTCCGGCCGGTCCTTATCGTACCCAGAGAATCCGACAGCACGGATGCTGACAAATCATCGCCGAAAGAACTGGAAGCCCTTCAGGAATGTGGACACGTGGAAGGTTCAGACCAAGAGAGCTgtttgagaaaagaaaatgagatgATTGACAGCTACGGCACCACTGGAGTCTCTGACCTAAAGTGTCTCAAGGATGAAAAGAGCCCAGAGGAGAACGCTTTACTACAAAAAGGTGGAGTAAAAGAGACAGAGCGGACACCAACAGTGACAAGTCAGGAAAATGATAACGAGAAGCAGGGGATAAAAGACTGTTCGAAGCTCTTAGACTTCTCCATCCTCCGAGagtgcagcttcattttgtaTTCCCTCTTTGGACTGTTTGCCACTCTGGGCTTCTTTGCCCCGCCGCTCTACGTCATAGAGCTAAGCGTGAGTCACGGAGTGGAACGCGACAGAGCCGCCTTCATGCTCTCCATCATAGCTGTGGCTGAGATCTTGGGACGATTCTTCATTGGGTGGATCTTATCGCACAGGCTTTTCAGCGGAAGGAAGCTCCTGGTGCTTCTGGTGTGCGTCATCATTATGACCCTGGATCTGGTGGGATTCACTCTGGTCAAGGAGTTTTACGGCCTGGCTGTTTGCTGTGCCCTGTATGGGTTCTTTATGGGCACCATATCGTGCACCCACATCCCACTGCTGGCTGAGGATGATGTTGTGGGAATAGAGAGGATGACTTCCGCGGGGGGTGTCTATGTCTTCATCCAAAGCTTTGCCGGATTGGCCGGACCACCGCTTGGAG GTGTGCTGGTGGACATAACAAAGAACTATGGCGCTGCGTTCTACTCCTGCGCCATCGGCATGGGGCTGAGCGCCTTGTTCCTGGGTTTAGTCAGACCTGCAAAGAAAGGAATGCTCTGCAGAAGAGGATGCTCCAAACAATCTGCACTAGatcaacaaaataaagacagcTGCGAGGAACAAAACGGAGAGCAACGGCAAGCAGATGCAGCTGCTGCACATTAA
- the tepsin gene encoding AP-4 complex accessory subunit tepsin isoform X3, protein MSSHTIAPPGMGMGSALSHRSALQGFGYSPGKQGTAASESLLDKIQKAAEVVASAVLPPTEQQGLRLHDNHYRAVFAPSAPIEVAVPACAYNHPASKAKVLQWCPGQVGGGWEETDSSNGSSHNSSQDISADSRASLGSKSAGTRSQSGASRGSNGDLLERVEALQLGDCGQEVALINRLTEGSRVFLTREECQHFIKECSTLNCDVVVELLSSKLQNPSSVLQMRALCAISCLMTSDLLSLEQMFGATKRRLRQLSEGSGGPVANKATKILRQFEALIGGSLHVTKLDAANNSHPPAVASFSESFLPADSANDTNLKPHQSAGVAPAQDPPSPPVGGDRPQRCSADELTRDDGEEELHRDPNQTQLVRPAERNPDLDRKEEPSPAQKGALSLFSGMEMVTKVRLCEKDVSAKADGAEDGLRSSVNASSSSNSCCASFDRDQAVSAFSFLNS, encoded by the exons ATGTCTTCACACACTATTGCCCCTCCAGGAATGG GTATGGGATCAGCTCTGTCCCACAGGTCAGCACTGCAGGGTTTTGGATATAGTCCAGGGAAACAAGGAACAG CAGCCAGCGAATCACTCCTGGATAAGATCCAAAAAGCTGCGGAGGTCGTGGCCAGCGCTGTCCTTCCCCCCACGGAACAACAGGGCCTCCGCCTCCACGATAACCATTACCGCGCCGTCTTTGCCCCATCTGCACCCATAGAAGTCGCCGTTCCAGCGTGCGCATACAACCACCCTGCAAGCAAAGCAAAAG TGTTACAATGGTGTCCGGGGCAGGTAGGCGGTGGCTGGGAGGAGACTGACAGCAGCAATGGCTCCTCCCACAACTCCTCTCAGGACATCAGTGCGGATAGCAGGGCGTCTCTGGGCAGCAAGTCAGCTGGAACAAGGAGCCAATCGGGAGCCAGCAGAGGTAGTAATGGGGATCTTTTAGAGCG GGTGGAGGCCCTGCAGCTGGGAGACTGTGGCCAGGAGGTGGCGCTCATCAACAGACTGACTGAAGGCTCCAGAGTTTTCCTGACCAGAGAGGAGTGTCAGCACTTCATCAAAGA GTGCTCCACTCTCAACTGCGACGTGGTGGTGGAGTTGCTTTCAAGCAAGCTCCAGAATCCTTCAAGCGTTCTTCAGATG AGGGCTCTGTGTGCCATCTCGTGCCttatgacctctgaccttctctCTTTGGAGCAAATGTTTGGAGCTACTAAACGCAGGCTTCGTCAGCTGAGCGAAGGCTCTGGAGGACCTGTGGCAAACAAAGCTACCAAG aTCCTTCGACAGTTTGAAGCTCTTATCGGTGGATCTCTGCACGTCACCAAGCTCGATGCGGCGAACAACAGCCATCCGCCCGCAGTCGCCTCTTTCTCTGAGAGCTTCTTGCCAGCAGACTCGGCCAACGACACAAACCTGAAACCTCATCAGTCTGCGGGTGTCGCCCCTGCACAAGACCCACCGTCTCCCCCTGTCGGTGGGGACCgtcctcagagatgctctgcagATGAGCTGACGAGGGACGACGGAGAGGAGGAGCTTCACCGTGACCCCAATCAGACGCAGCTGGTCAGACCAGCTGAGAGAAATCCGGACCTCGACAGGAAGGAAGAACCCTCGCCGGCCCAAAAGGGCGCTCTGTCCCTTTTCAGTGGCATGGAGATGGTGACCAAAGTCAGGCTATGTGAAAAGGACGTGAGCGCCAAAGCCGACGGCGCTGAAGACGGTTTAAGATCGTCTGTGAATGCCAGTAGTTCCTCCAATAGCTGTTGTGCGTCATTTGATAGAGATCAGGCAGTTTCAGCGTTCTCTTTTCTAAACTCTTGA
- the ndufaf8 gene encoding NADH dehydrogenase [ubiquinone] 1 alpha subcomplex assembly factor 8, whose protein sequence is MSGSNVWTRSREKMRNFSDIFSKCADEAAAYGKCVAATTAGRQELKKDLCAKEFEALKTCFVKAAKRHGR, encoded by the exons ATGTCGGGCTCAAATGTTTGGACCAGAAGCCGGGAGAAAATGAGAAATTTCAGCGACATCTTTTCAAAGTGTGCCGACGAG GCTGCAGCGTATGGAAAGTGTGTCGCAGCAACAACGGCAGGCAGACAAGAGCTGAAGAAGGACCTGTGTGCCAAAGAGTTTGAGGCTCTAAAGACCTGCTTTGTGAAGGCT GCCAAACGTCACGGCAGatga
- the tepsin gene encoding AP-4 complex accessory subunit tepsin isoform X1 encodes MATFLERLAFIQKVPTLMKATADDENPCPGYLFQEIGKISHESLGCGQCLLEYLLERLQVESCHVKLKVLKIFVHLCGHGSDHFLTELRRNSTFIQQASVYSGPPDPIHGSALYQKVRSTAQEVAQLLFTDSFNTKSSMSSHTIAPPGMGMGSALSHRSALQGFGYSPGKQGTAASESLLDKIQKAAEVVASAVLPPTEQQGLRLHDNHYRAVFAPSAPIEVAVPACAYNHPASKAKVLQWCPGQVGGGWEETDSSNGSSHNSSQDISADSRASLGSKSAGTRSQSGASRGSNGDLLERVEALQLGDCGQEVALINRLTEGSRVFLTREECQHFIKECSTLNCDVVVELLSSKLQNPSSVLQMRALCAISCLMTSDLLSLEQMFGATKRRLRQLSEGSGGPVANKATKILRQFEALIGGSLHVTKLDAANNSHPPAVASFSESFLPADSANDTNLKPHQSAGVAPAQDPPSPPVGGDRPQRCSADELTRDDGEEELHRDPNQTQLVRPAERNPDLDRKEEPSPAQKGALSLFSGMEMVTKVRLCEKDVSAKADGAEDGLRSSVNASSSSNSCCASFDRDQAVSAFSFLNS; translated from the exons ATGGCTACATTTTTGGAACGATTagcttttattcaaaaa GTTCCCACCTTAATGAAGGCAACAGCAGATGATGAAAACCCCTGTCCTGGTTACCTTTTTCAGGAGATTGGAA AAATATCCCATGAGTCCTTGGGTTGTGGTCAGTGTTTGCTTGAATACCTCCTGGAGAGACTGCAAGTCGAGTCCTGCCACGTCAAACTTAAG GTGCTAAAGATTTTTGTCCACCTTTGTGGTCATGGTTCAGATCATTTCCTTACAGAACTCAGAAGAAACTCCACCTTCATCCAGCAAGCATCAG TTTACAGTGGTCCTCCTGATCCCATCCATGGCTCAGCACTTTACCAGAAAGTAAGGAGTACGGCACAG GAAGTGGCTCAATTACTTTTCACAGATTCATTTAATACCAAAAGCAGCATGTCTTCACACACTATTGCCCCTCCAGGAATGG GTATGGGATCAGCTCTGTCCCACAGGTCAGCACTGCAGGGTTTTGGATATAGTCCAGGGAAACAAGGAACAG CAGCCAGCGAATCACTCCTGGATAAGATCCAAAAAGCTGCGGAGGTCGTGGCCAGCGCTGTCCTTCCCCCCACGGAACAACAGGGCCTCCGCCTCCACGATAACCATTACCGCGCCGTCTTTGCCCCATCTGCACCCATAGAAGTCGCCGTTCCAGCGTGCGCATACAACCACCCTGCAAGCAAAGCAAAAG TGTTACAATGGTGTCCGGGGCAGGTAGGCGGTGGCTGGGAGGAGACTGACAGCAGCAATGGCTCCTCCCACAACTCCTCTCAGGACATCAGTGCGGATAGCAGGGCGTCTCTGGGCAGCAAGTCAGCTGGAACAAGGAGCCAATCGGGAGCCAGCAGAGGTAGTAATGGGGATCTTTTAGAGCG GGTGGAGGCCCTGCAGCTGGGAGACTGTGGCCAGGAGGTGGCGCTCATCAACAGACTGACTGAAGGCTCCAGAGTTTTCCTGACCAGAGAGGAGTGTCAGCACTTCATCAAAGA GTGCTCCACTCTCAACTGCGACGTGGTGGTGGAGTTGCTTTCAAGCAAGCTCCAGAATCCTTCAAGCGTTCTTCAGATG AGGGCTCTGTGTGCCATCTCGTGCCttatgacctctgaccttctctCTTTGGAGCAAATGTTTGGAGCTACTAAACGCAGGCTTCGTCAGCTGAGCGAAGGCTCTGGAGGACCTGTGGCAAACAAAGCTACCAAG aTCCTTCGACAGTTTGAAGCTCTTATCGGTGGATCTCTGCACGTCACCAAGCTCGATGCGGCGAACAACAGCCATCCGCCCGCAGTCGCCTCTTTCTCTGAGAGCTTCTTGCCAGCAGACTCGGCCAACGACACAAACCTGAAACCTCATCAGTCTGCGGGTGTCGCCCCTGCACAAGACCCACCGTCTCCCCCTGTCGGTGGGGACCgtcctcagagatgctctgcagATGAGCTGACGAGGGACGACGGAGAGGAGGAGCTTCACCGTGACCCCAATCAGACGCAGCTGGTCAGACCAGCTGAGAGAAATCCGGACCTCGACAGGAAGGAAGAACCCTCGCCGGCCCAAAAGGGCGCTCTGTCCCTTTTCAGTGGCATGGAGATGGTGACCAAAGTCAGGCTATGTGAAAAGGACGTGAGCGCCAAAGCCGACGGCGCTGAAGACGGTTTAAGATCGTCTGTGAATGCCAGTAGTTCCTCCAATAGCTGTTGTGCGTCATTTGATAGAGATCAGGCAGTTTCAGCGTTCTCTTTTCTAAACTCTTGA